Sequence from the Gloeocapsopsis dulcis genome:
GCACAGAAGAAAACCTAGTGGGTTAGTTATCTACGAGCCAGTCCGCTGTAAGCGCCGTTATTCGCCGCTTGGGGAGTGCCTCAATCTTACATATTGTGTGAGGAAGTCCTCACAAATTGAAGACCTTCCTAGATGGAGTAGAAAGTTGGAAGTACTCTTAGCAAGTAACAAGCAGGCAATTACCCAGCCGCTGATCCTCGCAGTAGATGATGACGAAGATAGCTTACTTTTGTTGACAGAAGTAGTGAGAGGAAACAATTTTGCATGTATCACAGCACAAAATGGTAAAAGTGCTTTATCATTAGCCCAGCGATACCAACCAGATTTGGTTTTGCTAGACATACTGCTGCCCGATTTAAATGGCATAGAAGTCGTACATCACTTGAGAAAAAGCCCTCAAACGCAGTTAATTCCTATTATTGCAGTAACAGCATTAGCGAAAAAAGAAGATTACCAGCGGATAATGATGGCTGGCTGTGATGGTTACATCACCAAACCTTATATGCTGGACGATCTAGAAAGTGTGATTTTTAATCATTTGTGCCATACGGTAGCTACAGCGTAGCTGGGGCTAAGATAATTTATCTCTACTGAGGTTTGGCAGCTAAGACTGCAGTTATACTAGTACGGTCTGAATCAATATTTGAGGTTCCGATTAAATCTACCACGGGTACTTTAACTACTGCCTCAATGATTGCTTTCAGATGTGGCTCAATAGCTTTGCACAAGTTCCATCTGACTTCCTCCACTAAATCATGTTTACCACTTTCGATTAAAAGTCGTTCGGGCGGAGTCATTGCGTGTTCAACTAAAATTGTTAAGGTCTTATCTAATAAATTGCATATAACCTTTTGTGGTGAGTGCCCCAGCTGACTAGTATATAATGCACGAATCTGTTGTGACAGAGTCTCTTCTAACAAGGTAAAACTAGCTGGTATTTTTTCCTCCATAAACTTATCAATAAATCAAGATATATCAATGTACAGAGTACAAAAATAAGCTATCAGGTTCTTTTATCACATTCAAACACTCTAAAGGCAGATAATTAATTCGAGTGTAGTCATTTGACAATCTATCTGTAGACTGAGAAATTTAAGCACTGTTTCTAAAAACAAAATTAAAATAAAACTATAAATTGATGTCAATCCTACCCTAGGAATATTTTTTTTATATCTAAAGATGTATTTATTGATAATAATATTGTAAACTTGAGGAGATCAGAGTTTCTTTGCTAACTTGCGATGTTCTCTGCTAACCACGAACAAAAATCAACAAATTGGTGGATTAACTGCGAGCCAGTCCACTGCAAGTGCTGTCGTCTACACCACTTGGGGAAAGCCTCGTTCAAGCGATCGCATAAATTGGTTATACGCTTTTGCGACTTTTTCTAAGCTATGAATATGAATTTGCAAAGTTCTAATAGTCCTTATCAAGATAGGCTTAGACAACCTTTAGTTTTAGCTGTAGACGATAATGAAGACAACTTACAGCTATTGGCTCAACTACTAGTGTTGCTTGAATGTTCTCACATCACTGCAACTGATGGTCATACAGCAGTACTTATGGCGCAAAATTATCAACCAAATTTAATTTTGTTAGATATGATGCTGCCAGATTTAGATGGAATTGAGGTTGTCTCTCGCTTAAAACAAGATCCAGAAACAATGGATATCCCTATCATTGCTGTAACTGCCATGGCAAGATTAGAAGATCAGCAACGGTTTTTGCTAGCAGGATGTA
This genomic interval carries:
- a CDS encoding DUF2294 domain-containing protein; the encoded protein is MEEKIPASFTLLEETLSQQIRALYTSQLGHSPQKVICNLLDKTLTILVEHAMTPPERLLIESGKHDLVEEVRWNLCKAIEPHLKAIIEAVVKVPVVDLIGTSNIDSDRTSITAVLAAKPQ
- a CDS encoding response regulator — protein: MEVLLASNKQAITQPLILAVDDDEDSLLLLTEVVRGNNFACITAQNGKSALSLAQRYQPDLVLLDILLPDLNGIEVVHHLRKSPQTQLIPIIAVTALAKKEDYQRIMMAGCDGYITKPYMLDDLESVIFNHLCHTVATA
- a CDS encoding response regulator: MNLQSSNSPYQDRLRQPLVLAVDDNEDNLQLLAQLLVLLECSHITATDGHTAVLMAQNYQPNLILLDMMLPDLDGIEVVSRLKQDPETMDIPIIAVTAMARLEDQQRFLLAGCKEYIKKPYIIEELEATIRRCLA